From the genome of Mycobacterium kansasii ATCC 12478:
GTCCTCGTCTTCGGCGACGTGCAGCACCGCCGCGCCGCGCCGGATCGACCCGCCCTCCTGGAAGGTCTCCACCACGAAGTCGACGACCCCGGGCGATTTCACCGATCCGACCACCGACAACGGGGTTTCTTCGTCCAGCAGCAGCATCTGCTCGAAGCGCATGTCGCGGACTTCGGATACCTCGCCGAGGATGGTGCGGGCTGCCGCCAACGCCATCTCGCAATACGCAGCGCCCGGAAGCGCTGGGGCACTGTGGATTTGGTGATCAGCCAACCAGGGCAGTGCCTCGGTGCCGACATCGGTCTGCCACACGTGCCGCTCCGGCTCCTCCGGCAGCCGCACATGTGAGCCCAGCAGCGGGTGCACGACCACCGACGAGCCGCCTTGGCCCTGGTGGTCGTGCCCGGCGCGGTTCAACAGCAACGATCGGTGCGTCCACGTCGGCAGCGGCGCTTCCACCAGCTGCCCGGCGGGGTAGAAAACGGAGAAGTCCACCGCGGCTCCGGCGCTATGCAGATCCGCCAGCAGGCCGCGCAGCCCGTGCGGCAGCGGCTGTTCGCGCCGCATGCCGGCCAATGCCGCCACCGGTATGTCGAGGCTCTCGGCAGTCTTTTCGACGGCACGGGTCAGCAGTGGATGCGGCGCCAATTCGGCGAAGACCCGGTAGCCGTCCTCGAGCGCCGCTTGCACCGCCGCGCCGAAGCGCACCGTGTGGCGCAGATTGTCCACCCAGTAGTTGGCGTCGCAGTACGGCTCCTCGCGGGGGTCGAACAGCGTCGCGGAATAGTAGGGCACCTCCGGTGCCAGCGGCTCGAGGTCGGCCAGAATCTCGTACAGATCGTCGAGGATCGGGTCCACTTGCGGCGAGTGCGACGCGACGTCGACGGCCACCTCACGGGCCATCACCTCGCGCTGCTCCCATGCCGCGACGAGCTCGCGAACGGCCTCGGTGGCGCCGCCGATCACCGTGGACTGCGGCGAAGCCACGACCGCGACCACGACGTCGTTGACGCCGCGGGCCATCAGTTCCGAAAGCACTTGCTGGGCAGGCAGTTCCACCGATGCCATGGCTCCGGAACCGGAGATGCGGGTCATCAGCCGGGAACGGCGACAGATGACCTTCGCCCCGTCTTGAAGTGACAGCGCGCCCGCCGCGACGGCCGCCGCCGATTCTCCGAGGGAGTGCCCGATGACCGCGCCGGGGCGAACCCCGTAGGACTTCATGGTGGCGGCCAGCGCCACCTGCATAGCGAACAGAGTCGGCTGTACCCTGTCGATCCCGGTCACGGTCTCCGGTGCGGTCATAGCTTCGGTCACCGAGAACCCGGACTCCCGGGCGATCAGCGGCTCCAGTTCCGCTATGGTTGCGGCGAATACGGGTTCGTTGGCGAGCAGGTCGGCGCCCATCGCCGCCCACTGCGAGCCTTGGCCGGAGAACACCCAAACCGGGCCCAGGTCGTCCTGCCCGACGGCGGCTTGGTAGGGAGTCTCGTCGCCGGCAATCTCGCGTAACGCCACGGAAAGTTCCGCCGCGTTGTTGGCTAGCACCGACGTCCGCACCGGGCGATGAGTGCGCCGCCGGGCCAGGGTGTAGGCCAGGTCCGACACCGACCATGCCGGGCCCTGCGCATCGACCCAGTCCGCGAGCCGCCCGGCCGTCTGCCGCAATGCGTCGGCTGACGTCGCCGAGAGCGGGAAGATCAGCTCGCCTTCAGTCGGGGTGGTCGGTACGTCGTCGTGAGCAGTGATTTCGGGCGCCTGCTCGACGATGGCGTGCACGTTCGTCCCGGATATTCCGTACGACGATACCGCCGCCCGTCGTACCTGCTCACCGTTCGTAGGCCACGGCGTGATCTCCTGTGGCACAAAGAGTTTGGTGCTGATTCGGGCCATATCGTCCGGCAGGCAGGTGAAGTGCAGGTTCCGCGGAATCACACCGTGCTGCAGGGCGAGAATTGCCTTCATCAGCCCGAGCGCCCCGGCCGCCGCTTGGGTGTGTCCGAAATTGGGCTTTGCCGATGTCAGCGCGCAGGGCCGGTCGATGCCGTACACCTCGGCCAGACTCTCGTATTCGATGGGGTCGCCGACGGGGGTGCCGGTGCCGTGCGCCTCCACCAACCCGACGCTGCCCGGCTCCACTCCCGCCGCGGCCAGCGCCGCGCGATACACCATGGACTGGGCCTGCACCGACGGTGTCGCGATGCTGACCGTGTGGCCGTCCTGGTTGGCTGCCGTTCCGCGCACGACGGCCAGGACCCGATCGCCGTCGCGCAGTGCGTCCGGCAACCGCTTGAGCAACAGCACCACCGAGCCCTCGCCGGACACGAACCCGTCCGCCGCAGCGTCGAATGCGTGGCAATGTCCGGTGGGCGACAACATATTCTGCGCCGACGCCGAGGCGAACCTGCGCGGCTCCATCATCACGTAGACACCGGCCGCGAAGGCCAGATCGCTTTCGCCGTCGCTGAGGCTGCGGCAGGCCAGGTGGGTTGCGAACAAGCTGGACGAGCATGCGGTGTCCACCGTGACCGCGGGCCCGTGCAACCGCAGAGCATAGGAAATCCGTCCCGACGCAAAGCAGGAATTGGTTCCGGTGTTGCCGTACGGCCCGTCGAAGGCCTCCGCGTCGATGTGCACAAACTGGTAGTCGCCGTGATTGAGACCGACGAAGACGCCGGTGAGGGACTCGGCCATCTTTTCCGGTGTCAGACCGGCGTGTTCCATGGCCTCCCATGCGGTTTCCAGAAGCAAGCGGTGTTGCGGGTCGATCGCCGTTGCCTCTTTTTCGGTGATCCCGAAGAACTCGGGATCGAAGTCGCCGACGTTGTCGAGGAACGAACCCCACTTGCAGACGGTCCGGCCGGGCACGCCGGGCTCGGGGTCGTAGTATTCGTCAGCGTCCCAGCGGTCAGCGGGAACCTCGGTGACTGTGTCGTCTCCTCGTAACAACGCCTCCCACAGCTTTTTCGGGGAGTCGACTCCTCCGGGAAGCCGGCATGCCATCCCGATCACAGCCACCGGAGTCACACCTGGTTCGATCACCGCCGTCACCTCTTCTTTTCCCCCTGTCTCAAGGAGACTTCATCGAATGTCGATCCGGGCTGTCGGTGCCGGCGCATCGTGCACCGCGCCATGATCCCCCTGATCGCATCCGACCCAACTAGTCAGGTGAACAGCAGCGTAGCCCCTCAGCTTCACCAATGTGGGAAAACTGTGCGTACGTACAAAAAAATCTGTCGAATAAGGGCGAAAGGGCAGGTCGACGGCTTAAGAGTGGCCCCGGATGTCCGCAAAAAGCAGTATGCGGGCGCTTTGCTCGGCTCGCCTCCAGAGCACCCGCTTGACGACTATATATATGCGCCATAAATGCGCCCAACACCGCGGCGGGCCGCCGGCGTGTTGCATACAAACCGAGAGCCATGGGGGTGGCAGAAATTATGGCCTGAGCGCTACCGGGGCGCCGAGCCGGTGGGCCCAGCGCGGCCGGCCCGGCGGCGGATAATCCGCGTGTTACCCCTGTGACGAGCAGATTCGGCACTAGCCAAGCGCATCCGAGGTAGTGTGAGGCCCGTGGTTGAGTCTTCGATTCCCGCTGTGCTGCGCGAGCGTGCGAGCTTGCAGCCCAACGACACAGCGATGACATTCATTGATTACGAGCAGGATTGGGAAGGTGTCCCGGAAACGCTGACGTGGGCGCAGCTGCACCGGCGCATGCTCAACGTAGGGCAGCGCCTCAGGCAATGCGGATCGCCTGGCGATCGGGCAGTGATACTTGCGCCGCAGACCCTTGACTACATCGCTGGTTTCCTCGGGGCGCTCGAGGCCGGGCTGACCGCCGTTCCGCTTTCGGTTCCCTATTCCGGCGTTCATGACGAGCGCACCACTTCCGTCCTGGCTGATACGTCACCGTCGGTCATCTTGACGACGTCCTCGGTGAGCGACCATGTCTCCGGGTACGCGAAGCCGCAACCCGGACAATCTGCGCCCGCAGTTGTCGAAATCGATCTACTGGACCTGGACTCTCGGCCGGCTTCCTCGGTCCGGCCGGGCTCTCGCAGCGCGGAGGTGCCGGATGCGCTGTATTTGCAGTACACCTCGGGGTCCACTCGCACGCCGGCCGGGGTTGTGGTCTCGAATAAGAATTTGTTCGTCAATTTCGGACAGATCATGGACGGCTACTACGGGAAGTACGGGAAGGTTCCCCCGCCCGGCAGCGGTGTGGTGTCCTGGCTGCCGTTTTATCACGATATGGGTTTCTTTGTTGGAATTATCATTCCCATTCTTGCGGGCATTCCCGTGGTCCTGACGAGTCCGGCTGGGTTTTTGCAGAGACCGGCCCGATGGATGCAATTGATGGCGAGTAGTGGCCGGGTGTTCACGGCGGCGCCAAATTTCGCGTTTGACCTGGTAGCGCGCAAGACGTCCGACGACGATATGAACGGTTTCGATCTCGGGGAAGTGCTGCATGTCCTCAGCGGCAGTGAGCGGGTGCAGCCCGTCACCGTGAAGCGCTTCACCGACCGATTCGCTAAATTCAACCTTGATCCCGCGGCGGTCCGGCCGTCATATGGGATGGCCGAGGCAACGGTCTATATCGCGACTCGTGAACCGGGCGAACCGCCGAAAGTCGTGTATTTCGATTCCGCGAAACTGCCCGCGGGTGAGGCGGAGCGGTGCGCACCTGGAACCGGTACCGGGTTGGTGAGCTATGGCAACCCGCGGCAAATGACGGTGCGAATCGTCGACCCCGACACCGGCGTCGAGTGCCCGGAGGGAGCGGTCGGCGAGATCTGGCTGCACGGACCCAACGTGGGCGCCGGCTACTGGCAGAAGCCGGTCGAGTCCGAGCGCACCTTCCAGGCGCGCATTGTCAACCCTTCGGCCGGTACCCCGGAAGGTCCCTGGCTCAGAACTGGTGATTCCGGCTTCTACTTCGACGGAGAGTTGTTCATCATCGGCCGTATCAAAGACCTCTTGATCGTGTACGGCCGCAACCACTCTCCAGACGACATCGAGGCGACGATCCAGGAGGTCACTCCGGGTCGATGCGCGGCGATCTCGGTTCCGGACCGTGGGGCTGAGAAGCTGGTCGCAATCATCGAGCTCAAGAAGCGCCCTGACACGGACGAGGATTTGGCTGACAGGTTACAGGTCGTCAAACGGGAAGTGACGTCGGCAATTTCGAAGTCGCACGGCCTGAGCGTGGCGGATCTGGTTCTGGTCTCGCCCGGCTCGATTCCGATAACGACGAGTGGCAAAATCAGGCGAGCGCAATGTGTCGAGCTGTATCGCCACGACGAGTTCACCCGCTTAGACGCTTAGCCTTTCCTGCTCGCTAGTTTGCGGCAGACGTTCGCCGAGATCGACGTTAGCCCGGAGTTTCGGCGGCGAGAGTGAATCTCACGACGCCCGCTTTCTCGGCGCGTCGCGTCGTACGGTTCACACTCGGCGCCGTCTTAGTTAGCCCGACGTCCACTTGAATTTCTGTGTGCTGGAGTCGATCTCGGCGTTGCCCGATCGATCAATAGGTCGATGTGGGCCGACGTAGCTGGCCGGCCTCGCGCCAGCATTCCAATCCGCCGGGCCTCGAAGGGGTTCGGTTGAGCACTGTTTCCAGATAGAACCCGATCCCGGTTCTCATACCCGACTTGTATCGGGCTAGTGCGCAATTCGTGGATTGTCGCGATGGCCTCGCTGAGGTCGTCGATGTGGGGTCGGCAGCGATGAGTGCGATGCACGGTGTGCACCGAATCCCCGGGCGCTAGGGTACGTGTATCCGGTGGGTCGGACGGAAGGCGCTGTGCGACTGGTCAATAGGCGGTTCCCGATCGCGATGGCGCCGGTGCTACAGCCTGCAGGCACTGACGCAGCGATTGGCCGATCTGGCGAGCGCCTTGCCCGCACTGTCCGACACGATCCCCGGTTTGCCCCACGCGCCCGCGCCAGCAGCACAGTCCCGTTCCGAGTTCGACGCCGCCGGCCCCACCTTCGCGCGCCTGCCGGACGACACCAGGCCCCTGCCCGAGAGACCCGATATCGCTTTGGCGCTAACAGAGTTACCCGGCTCACCTAGAATTCAGCGCGCCCGACGTGCCGATCCCCGGTTTGGCTGATCTCGACGACCCTTGGCCGCTGCGCCCCGGCTGGCCCGGCCAACCTGCCCGCCACGGCTCAGCTGGCGACGCCCCCAGAGCCGGCTCACTGGGCACTCGAGGGCAGCCGGCGGGCTCAGCCAACTCGCCGACATGGTCGGCTAATAGCCACACGTGATATCTTTACGCGCCCGACACGGCGTCCAGCGGCCGGCCACGTTGGCTGATGATGTCACCCAGGACGGTCACACCCGGCGCCGCTGCGGGCAAATCCACCGCGGCGCGTTCCTGTCGACGCCGGACCGGCCCCACCCAACAGGGCCCGCAGCGCGCCCGGTGAGGCGACCGAGGCGTGCTGCAAACGCCCTCACCAGCCAGAACCGCAGCCGATACAACGTTTTGACCCCGAGGGGAAATTAGAAACCCATGCGTACTTTTCGGCCGTTCCGGATCCCCCGGATGCCGGGACAACTGCCATTTCCGAGAGACTTCGATATGGAGACCCGTATTGCCGTCGAATTGACCCGCCGGGAGGAGGATCTCCCGTGGGAGGACGGCGATGAGCTGTTGGACCTGATCTATGACCAACCGCCGGTAGAACAGCCGGTACCAGAGCCGGTGAAAAACATCCCGGAGCTGCTGTCGGGACACCGTGTTTGCGATTGGACCGGGTGCGGCCTTGGCGGCGTGCTGGCAGGCCTTGGCGACGGCAGTCCCGATCCGGGTGTTGAGCTTGTGGACGGCGGGTCGATGTTCTGCGACGTCGGGGCCCAGATCGCGGCTCTTGTTCCCGACGGCGGCTGGCAGGGCTTGGCGGCGCAGGCTTATGTAGCCCAGAACCTCGCACAGTCGCATCGCGCGAAGATGATGGCCG
Proteins encoded in this window:
- a CDS encoding AMP-binding protein, translated to MVESSIPAVLRERASLQPNDTAMTFIDYEQDWEGVPETLTWAQLHRRMLNVGQRLRQCGSPGDRAVILAPQTLDYIAGFLGALEAGLTAVPLSVPYSGVHDERTTSVLADTSPSVILTTSSVSDHVSGYAKPQPGQSAPAVVEIDLLDLDSRPASSVRPGSRSAEVPDALYLQYTSGSTRTPAGVVVSNKNLFVNFGQIMDGYYGKYGKVPPPGSGVVSWLPFYHDMGFFVGIIIPILAGIPVVLTSPAGFLQRPARWMQLMASSGRVFTAAPNFAFDLVARKTSDDDMNGFDLGEVLHVLSGSERVQPVTVKRFTDRFAKFNLDPAAVRPSYGMAEATVYIATREPGEPPKVVYFDSAKLPAGEAERCAPGTGTGLVSYGNPRQMTVRIVDPDTGVECPEGAVGEIWLHGPNVGAGYWQKPVESERTFQARIVNPSAGTPEGPWLRTGDSGFYFDGELFIIGRIKDLLIVYGRNHSPDDIEATIQEVTPGRCAAISVPDRGAEKLVAIIELKKRPDTDEDLADRLQVVKREVTSAISKSHGLSVADLVLVSPGSIPITTSGKIRRAQCVELYRHDEFTRLDA